A single window of Dendropsophus ebraccatus isolate aDenEbr1 chromosome 5, aDenEbr1.pat, whole genome shotgun sequence DNA harbors:
- the LOC138794030 gene encoding olfactory receptor 6N2-like, whose protein sequence is MVAPIVLQVDEDYHQAAVSSNQTITPETEFIIFGFPSLQQYQLLLFCFFLLIYLFTITGNGSIIFLVALDRQLHTPMYVFVSNLSFLDLTYATCLLSTVISYDRYVSICSPLYYLIIMTRKRYLLLIALAWANGFASPATVLILFLKLPFCGPNIIHHYYCDHPPLLQLAFAYTSFNIAVGSTIGGFFILITLTVVVVSYTKIILAILKINSKDGRKKTVSTCASHFAVVSIFYLPLIFMYIRPKASYSSDVDSLVALLYTVLTPMMNPAIYSLRNKDIIEAFKKKIHK, encoded by the exons ATGGTAGCGCCAATTGTCCTGCAG GTGGATGAGGATTACCATCAAGCTGCAGTTTCTTCCAACCAGACTATAACTCCTGAAACCGAATTCATCATCTTTGGCTTCCCGAGTCTTCAGCAGTATCAGCTTCTGCtcttctgttttttcctcctcatctaCCTGTTCACCATCACTGGGAATGGAAGCATCATCTTCTTGGTGGCCCTTGACCGCCAGCTGCATACTCCTATGTATGTATTTGTCAGTAATTTGTCTTTCCTTGATTTGACCTACGCAACG tgTTTACTGTCGACGGTAATAAGTTATGACCGATATGTTTCCATATGTTCTCCTCTGTATTACCTGATCATCATGACTCGGAAACGGTATCTACTGCTAATTGCTTTGGCATGGGCCAATGGTTTTGCTTCTCCAGCCACAGTCTTAATCTTATTCTTGAAGTTACCATTTTGTGGCCCTAATATCATCCATCATTACTATTGTGATCATCCACCATTGCTGCAGTTGGCTTTTGCTTACACCTCCTTCAACATTGCAGTTGGCTCCACCATTGGGGGTTTCTTTATTCTAATAACATTGACTGTTGTGGTTGTTTCTTACACTAAAATTATATTAGCCATCCTCAAAATAAATTCTAAAGATGGACGCAAGAAGACGGTCTCCACATGCGCCTCACACTTTGCGGTGGTCAGTATCTTCTACTTGCCACTAATCTTCATGTACATAAGACCAAAGGCTTCCTACTCCTCAGATGTGGACTCTCTGGTGGCCCTGCTCTACACAGTATTAACACCTATGATGAATCCGGCTATATACAGCCTCAGGAACAAGGACATTATAGAGGCTTTCAAGAAGAAAATCCACAAATAG